The DNA segment ACATCGACAATTGCGAATGTAAACCGTTATTATATTATTACTACTTTGAAAAATAAAAGTTTTTTGAAGTTATAATAATATGCTCCTACTCCTCTTTCTTTACTACATTTCTAGCAACTTCTATTTTGAATTTCTTCCCTTTCATCTTCTTGTCACGAATGGCAGTTAGCAGATTTGATACTTTGGTAGATTTGACCGCCACAAAAGAAATAAAGTCCTTTACTTCAATAATTCCTATATCAGATTTGTCCAATCCTCCTACTTGTCCAAAAAAGCCTACAATGTCAATTTTATTTAGCTTGTTTTTCTTTCCGCCGCTGATGTATACTGTCTTATACTCTGGGGCTTTTGGTAGCGTTATCGAATTTTTAACATCTAATACTGGCATTTTATAATCTAAATAATCTGCTTTTTTCTCAGCTTCATTATATAAAATATAAGCCGTACCTGAGGCCGTCATTCTTGCGGTACGACCATTACGATGCGTATACTCATCTACTTTTGATGGTAAATGATAATGTACAACATGTTTCATATCTGGAATATCAAGCCCACGAGCAGCCAGATCTGTAGTAATAAGGTAGCGAACACTGCCATTTCTGAACTGAATGAGCGCTCTTTCACGTTCGTCCTGATCCATTCCGCCATGATAGTAAGTGACACTGATACCTTTTTCGTTAAGCAAATCACTAATACGCTCAGCAGCATCTCGGTGGTTGCAGAAAATAATTGCCGATTCAGATTTGAAACTGCAGATTAAATTAAACAAGGTTTCTAGTTTATCTTTATCTGGAGACAAGACAAGTTTCGTAACAAGATTACTATCGTCCTCATCATCAGTTAGGAAATTTAAAACAACTGGTTTATGAACTTTCGTATACTTTGGAATTTCGATACCATCAGTTGCCGAAACCATTATTCGTTTATTAACTTTCGGCAAGCGTGCAATAATAAATGACATTTGCTCGTGAAAACCAAGCTGCAGTGATTTATCAAACTCATCCAGAATAAGGGTTTTAATGGAGTCGGTCTCAAAAGTGCCACGATCAATATGATCGGCAATCCGGCCCGGAGTCCCAATAAGTATAGCGGGAGGATTGCTAAGATTCTTTATTTCAGTTTCTATAGAGTGTCCACCGTAACAAGTATTTACTTTAAAAGAGGTACCCATTTTTTTCCAAACTTGCTCTATCTGCAAGGCAAGCTCCCGAGAAGGAACGAGAATTAAACACTGTACTTTATTAGACTCTTCAATAAGAGTTTGAAAGATTGGCAGTAAAAAAGCCAGCGTTTTTCCTGATCCTGTTGGAGATAGAAGAAGAACATCGCTGCTATCAATGATGGCTTCTTGAGCCACTACTTGCATCTCATTAAGTTCTGTAATGCCTAGATTAAGCAGTATATTATTGGAGTGTACATTATTATTCATTTGGCAAATTTACTAAGGAAGATTAGAAGAAAGATATAAAAACAAAAAAAACCGCTTAAATAATTAAGCGGTTTAAATATAAGGGTTGTTATAAATTAGTTTTTCACTACTTTTCTAACAAGGTTTCCTTCGTTTGTGTTAACATTTACCATGTAAACTCCATTTGCGAAATTTGACATATCAATAGTATTTCCTGATATGCTTGCATTCATTTGTTTTCCAGAAATATCGCTTACTGTTACAGAAATGATTTCTACAGAAGAAGGAAGATTTACTTGTACCAATCCGCTTGTTGGATTTGGATATACAGAAACTTGCTCCAAAGTATTGTTATTTAATGCCAATGCATCTGTAGTTCCGCTAACGTTTAATACTAGGTGCATGTTTGGAAAACCAACTTGCGTATAAGTTGTTGGAGTTGCAATACCACAACCTTCTGCTGCGATATAACCTGGTTTACTTTGTCCAGAAGAGTTTCCGCCTAAATAAAAACCTTCTTCAAGGTCATCATGAGCAAGCTCTATCACAAGTTTGCTTCCTACAGGAACAAGTGCTGATGTAAAAGGTACTGTTACCAATCCTAGAGAGTCAGTTTCGTCAACCATAACAGTAGTTGATGCGATCAAATTGTACTGTGGGCCAGGTACTAAAGTAAAACCAGTTGGGAAATTTGCAGTAGTTGCGTAAAGATTTACAGTTACTTCTACTTCACCGCTAACTTCTTCTAATCCAAAACTAATATTAGTAACACCATAAGGAGCAGTAACTCCAAGAGCTGGAAGATCGTATGCTCTGTAATAAGTAGATGCACTTGCAAAGCCAGTTGTCTGATCTGAGCATGATACTGACGTTTCAGGTACAATATCCTGTGACGTAGTTTGAGAAAAATCTTGTGCTTGAACTGCAAAAGAAGCACATAATACGAATAAACCTAAAGTAATTTTCTTCATGATAATTTGATAAATTTTATTTTGCTAAAATAGCAATGCTTTCGTGATTTTGCAAATTAATCTTTAAAAAATCAACCTTGATCAAATAACAATTTAATGTTTTCATAAGAATTGGACAGAATCTCGTTGAGGTTCTTTGATTTAACCCAACGTACTTCTTCGATACCTTCATCTTCCTGACCTACGAGAATTCCATCAAACTTGGAATACATCTCAAACCAGTGTGTGATTTTGAGCTTATATTCACCATTTCTTTTGAAGATATGATACGTTTTTTGCAATCTACGGGTAATCTTTAGGCCTGAAACTCCTGTCTCCTCCTCAACTTCTCTCATAGAAGTTTCTTCAATATCTTCGCCTTTTTCTGTTCCGCCCTTGGGCAAATCCCACTTTCCGTTGCGAAAAATGAACAATACATCACCTTCAGTATTATAGACAAGACCTCCACCAGCCTTTTGAACGGAGATTTTGGACTTAAGGACTTTCATAATTTCCTTTGCATCAGAATGATATAAATAAGCTTTTTGAATTTTATTATGGAACATTTTTGAGATCAATTGCTTGATATCGACGCTTTCTAAAAGGAACATCTGAAAATCTGTTTCTTTTATTATCTCATTTGTGAGAAAAAGAGGCTTGTCGTTTACGAAAACTTTATACATTTGTATTATGATTTTTACTAAAGATACAGCCGAGAAAACTGCCGAACTACTTTTGCAAATAAATGCAATTAAATTGAATCCGAAAAATCCTTTTACATGGGCATCCGGATGGAAATCTCCAATATATTGTGATAATCGAATGACACTGTCATTTCCACCTATCAGAAATTATATTCGTGAGTCATTTGCAAAGAACATTGAAAAACAATTTGGAAAACCAGATGTGATTGCCGGAGTTGCCACAGGCGCTATTGGTATTGGTGTTTTGGTGGCCGAATATATGGGACTCCCGTTTGTATACGTGCGACCCGAAGCCAAAAAACATGGACGTCTTAATCAGGTGGAAGGATTTTTGCAAAAAGGGCAAAATGTTGTTGTAATAGAAGATCTTATCAGTACAGGAAATTCAAGCCTTAATGCAGTTGCGGCACTTAGAGAAGCTGGAGCAAATGTTAAAGGCATGGTGGCTATTTTTAGTTATGGTTTTGATACTGCAACAGAAAACTTTAAAAATGCAAAGGTCGACCTCTTTACACTTAGCAATTATGATCATCTCCTACCTTTGGCCGTAGCCAAAAGATATATAACCGAAGAAGAATTATCGGCCCTTGAAGCTTGGAATAAAGATCCTGCTAACTGGGCAGCAACAGTTTAAAACTATTAAAATTTTAAAGTTATCATTATTATGAATATAGAGACTCCAAAGACCACGGTAGAAAAATCAGCTGAAAGCATTTTCAATTCATTGTCTAACATTGAGAATTTTGAAAAATTGATGCCGAGCAATCTTCAAAAGTTTGAAATAATTAACCCTGACACTTTCAAGTTTTCCTTAAAGGGAATGCCTGAAATAGAATTGAAGGTTAAGGAGAGAATTCCAAACAGCAAACTTATCCTTGAGTCTGCAAACGAGAAGATGTCATTTTCTTTAATTGCTAATTTGACAGAGATCTCCGAAAACGAAACAGATGTGCAATTAGATTTTGAAGGTAAATTTAACGCTATGATGGCAATGATGATAAAAGGTCCAATCACTAAATTTATGGAATCTATATCATCAAATATGAATAAGCTTTAGATATAAGCTTCAAAAAAAATTATATGCTTTACTAAAATTTGGTTTTAGTAAAGCATTTTTATTTCCTTTATATTGTAGTAGTATTCGATCTCATCGCTATGCTCAACTACCAACAAACCCTGAGGAGTTACATCTTTAATAATTCCCATCAATCTCTTTCCTTGGTCAACTTCAAATACCATGGGTACATCTTTTTTAAATAAATGTGATTTGTAAGTTGTCCACAAATCCTCACTACTATTTTTCATATCATTAACAACTAATTCAAGTTCGGCAATAATATTTTCTAGAAGTATCGTCTTGTCAAAGACTTGCTGTGTAACTAATGCCAATGAAGTAGCAGTAGGCATATTTTCAAAAATTATTTGATTAACATTTATGCCGATACCAAGTATTGATGTGATACTGCCATCACCTCGCATACTATTTTCTATTAATACTCCCCCAAGTTTCTTTGTATCTGCCATAATGTCGTTTGGCCACTTTACAGATAATTTTGGAACTTGATATTTTTGAAGTACGTTAAAAATACTTACTGCAACTGCAACATTTAGCAAATAGATCTGACTAATATCCGAAATTACTTTTTCAACATAAACACTAAAAGTCAGGTTCTTACCTGCTTCAGCGGCCCATTGAGCTCCCATCTGTCCTCTTCCCTGCGTTTGATTTTCTGCCACAACACACATAAAATTTTCTACATTATTACTATGAGAAAGTTTTTTAAGATAATCATTTGTGGAGGGAATGGCATTAAGTTTGACTATACGCATACAATGAATATATTAATACATAATTTAATGTTATGTTAACGTTCAAAATTAAGCACAAAAAGTGGTAACTTTGCCAATTACAGAAAAAAATAAATGACTAAAAAAGCTATAAACAATGATGTTCTTCTAGCAAACATCATAAAAGGAATTGAAGAAGTTAAAGGACAAGATATTGATATTTTAGATTTACGCGACATTGATACATCAGTGTGCGATTACTTCGTAGTATGTAATGGAACTTCAAATACTCAGGTTAATGCCATCGTGAATTCCATCCAAAAAATCGTTTCTAAAGAGTTGCATGATAAACCATGGCATGTGGAGGGTTCTGATAATGCCGAATGGGTACTTATGGACTACGTAAACATCGTTGTACATGTTTTCCAAAAGCATATTAGAGAATATTACAACATAGAAAGTTTATGGGGCGATGCCAAAATCACAACAATAGAAAATAAATATTAGAGTTAATGGCGAAAGACAATAATCCAAATCCGAATAAATTAAAAATTAGTCCATGGCTCGTCTATGGTGTAATTGTATTTATTTTCCTTGCCATCAGTTTTGCAACTGGTGGATCTTCGTTTCAAGATGCACAAAAAACATCATCATCAAAATTTAATGTTTTTCTTGAATCAGGAGATGTATCCAAGGTAAATATTTTAAATAAAACTCAGGCCGAAGTATTCCTTACGCCAGAAGCTTTAAAAGAAAAGCAGCATGCGGCGGTTGCTAAAGATTTGCTAAACAGACCTAATCCGGGTCCACACTATGTATTTGACATTGGTAATGACGAAATCTTTCAGAAGAAACTGGAAGTTGCGGTTGCCGAAGGAAAACTTAAGGACTTTAGCTTTATGCAACAAAGCAATTGGACTGATTTACTGATTGGTTTTCTTCCGATAATTGTAATTATTGCAATCTGGATTTTCATTATGCGCAGAATGTCTGGCGGCGGCGCCGGTGGCCCTGGCGGACAACTCTTTAATATCGGGAAATCTAAAGCAAAATTATTCGATGAAAAAACCGATATCAAAACTACATTTAAAGATGTAGCAGGCCTTGAAGGCGCAAAAGAGGAGATTCAAGAAATTGTTGAATTTCTTAAAAATCCTGAAAAATATACAAATCTTGGAGGGAAGATTCCAAAAGGAGCGTTACTTGTTGGTCCTCCAGGGACAGGAAAAACTTTGTTAGCCAAAGCTGTAGCAGGAGAAGCGCAAGTACCTTTCTTTTCACTTTCTGGTTCAGACTTCGTAGAAATGTTTGTAGGTGTTGGAGCCTCAAGAGTTCGTGACTTATTTAAACAAGCAAAAGAAAAATCGCCAGCTATTATCTTTATTGATGAAATAGATGCTGTAGGTCGTGCAAGAGGAAAAAATAATATGTCAGGTTCAAATGATGAACGTGAAAATACATTAAACCAACTTCTTACTGAGATGGATGGTTTTGGCACAAATTCAAATGTTATTGTTCTTGCTGCTACAAATAGAGCCGACGTTTTGGACAAGGCACTTATGCGCGCCGGACGTTTTGACAGACAAATTTTTGTTGATCTTCCAGATATTAGAGAACGCAAAGAAATATTTGAGGTTCACTTGAAACCTCTTAAGATTGAAGAAGCATTGGACACTGATTTCTTAGCAAAACAAACGCCTGGTTTTTCAGGTGCTGATATTGCAAATGTATGTAACGAAGCTGCACTTATTGCTGCTCGCTACGACAAAAAAGCGGTGGACAAACAAGATTTCTTAGATGCAGTAGACAGAATTGTTGGTGGTCTTGAAAAGAAAAACAAAATTGTAACACCACATGAAAAACGTGCAATTGCCATTCACGAAGCTGGACATGCAACTGTAAGTTGGATGTTAGAGCATGCTGCACCACTTATCAAAGTAACAATTGTTCCTCGCGGACAAAGTTTAGGTGCTGCTTGGTACCTTCCAGAAGAGAGACTTATTGTACGTACTGACCAAATGTTAGACGAAATGTGCGCTACAATGGGTGGTCGCGCTGCTGAAAAAGTTACTTTTAATAGAATTTCTACTGGAGCTTTAAGTGATCTTGAAAAAGTGACAAAGCAAGCAAGAGCGATGATTACAGTTTACGGACTAAATGAAAAATTAGGAAACGTGACGTATTACGATTCTTCAGGTCAGAATGAATATGGTTTTTCTAAACCTTACTCAGAAGATACAGCAAGAATTATTGACGAGGAAATTTCGCTACTTATAGAAAGTCAGTACCAAAGAGCTATTACTATACTTGAAGAAAATAAAGATAAACTTTTCCAACTCGCTGATATTTTGATTGAAAAAGAAGTTATTTTTAAAGATGATTTAGAAACAATCTTCGGGAAACGTACTTTCGACGAGAATCTACAAGAGCAAATTTCATAAAAAATTATAATTTTCATAGACAAAATCTTAATTCAAAATAAACCATTTTGAATTAAGATTTTTTTATCTTTGAACGTTTTCAAATCATAAATAAACGAAAATGCCTATTATGAGTCTTTTCAAGAAACTTTTCGGAGCAGCTGATTCTAAGGAAGAAAAAGAAACGGAAAATATTTACAACAGTCAGCATGATCTTCCAAAAGTTCCAGTTGATGAACGATTTATGCTTAATTTTAAAAAGAATGGCGGTAAATTTATTTACTGTGAAAATTTGGATGAAGTAAAAGAGCAGTTTGAAAATATTTTAGAAGAAAATGATTGGTTTGAATCAGAAGTGATGTGTTTCGAGCCAAAACTTCATATTCTCTTAGACGAAAACAAGTTAGAACATGCAAACGTTAAAAATCCTATATTTTTATTTGCCTCTTGTGAGAATCTGATTGCCGATGAAGGATCGATTTTCCTTTCTTCAAATCAGCTTAAGCAAAATAAGCCAAATCAATTGCCTTCCAATATTATTATTTTGGCAACAACAAGTCAAATTATTGAAAGTACAAGTGATGGATTGCGTCTGATAAAAAGGAAATACGAAAAAAACTATCCCACAAATATTACGACAATAAAGTACTTTGACAAAGCAAAAGAAGAAGATTTTTTACAGTACGGCAGTACCCCAAAAAACCTTTATTTATTGCTTTTAGAAGATCTCTAGTATGCGCGAAACACTCATAAGAACGGCTTCTGGTCTAATTTACATCTTTCTGTTAATTGGGGCAACATTGTATTCCTCTGCTACATTTCAGGTTTTATTTGGAATACTAATGTTAATCAGCATTTATGAATATTGCAGATTGATTAAGACAAGTATCTGGGTGCCAATGTTTGTAGGTGCTTTACTTTATTCGTTGTTTTCTTTAATTAGTAAAAACAGTGTCACCTCAATACTTATTTTGATCCCAACTTTATATTTTAGTGTCAATACTATGATTTTGCTCTTTAAGAATGACATGGCAGAATTAGTAGGTGATCAAAAATTGCGATCTGTTGGTAATTATATTATTTTACCTTTTATAATTATTGCACAAATTCCTTTTGAAGCAGATTTTTACAATCCAAAAATAATAATATCTATATTTATATTAATATGGATTAACGATACGTTTGCTTATATAGTGGGCAAAACGATAGGAAAAAATAAATTATTCGAATCGATATCACCAAAGAAAACAATCGAAGGATTTATTGGCGGCTTAGGTTTTGCCATGCTTGGAGGACTGCTATTATCGCAATATTATCTTCATCAGCCTTATCTTATTTGGGTGATTATAGCCTTGATTATAGCTATTTTTGGAACAATCGGAGATCTGATTGAGTCTCGCTTTAAGCGAATTGCCAAGGTAAAGGATAGTGGAAAAATTATGCCTGGTCATGGAGGAATATTAGATCGATTGGATAGTATTATTTTTGCAGCACCATTTGTATTCTTGTTTTTTCAGATTTTAAATTTACTTGCAAGGTTTTAATAACTTCTTGATATTTCTATCAAAAATTCAATCGAAACTATTATATGCGAAGTACTTCGCTAGGTAAAATAAATGCTGCAAGATTTGATTGTTATTCGTCCTAATACTTTCATACTAGCATTATGTGTTGCAAAAATTTAGTTGATTTATTTTTCAAATTTTGAATTTTATTTTTTGTGAAAAATTACTCTCTGCTTAACGACTAAAAATTTCGTGATAATATTAAAATCTCTAGGCTTTGACTACCAAGTAATACCTATAAACACTAAACTGCTTGATTAAACAATCTAGTATTTTTACTAGTTACAATTCTATAATCTAATGCTTGTATTTTGATTGATCTTCGCGAGAGGGATAGGAACGGCATCCTTTGCTGCACATCAAAAAGTGACCTGAAAAAGCAGAACTGAATTGATCAAACTAGTTCAAAACTTATTTGCAGCAAAGATATAGTGTATAGCCCGACCTGAGCCAGACAAAGACTAATTATGAAAACTAGTATAACAGGATTTGATTGTTAACAAAAACATTGTGGCGAAAGGTCTCGCCCTGATGAAAGATACTAATGAATTTGTTGGTTAAAACATCGAAAATAGCAGAAAATCAAGATTCTAACGGAGCAAGAAACATTTTCAGCAATCATATATGGTTTTAAATGCTTATATTTTTTTATATTTACATTCTTAAATCTTTTATTAATTTAAATTAAAATATTATGTCAGAAATTAAAATTTTATCAAAGAAGGAAATTGATGCTTTATTAACTAAACCAACGGCGGCTAAGGAAATTATTTATGGCTCAACTATAGAAAAACTTAAGAGTGGCGAAGGGTTTTTAGTTAATATCGAATCGTTTAAAGAAACCATGAAAACACCTTTACAAACATATTATGCAAATAAGTATAAAAAGAAAGGAAACGACATTATAGATATTAAGAAAATGGGTGATAGTTATTTAATTAGAAAAAAATAATTAGTCGCAAATTTTCATCATAACCGACTCGATTAGTAGCTGCGGTTTTTCCCTGTGTTAAATAAAATTAGTATCATGTTTCATAAAGAAGGATCTCGGATTATTTTAATTTCTACAACTTTATTGGTTGCAGTATTATTACTTACAGATAAATTTGTCGAAAATTATTGGTTGTTAAAATCAATTCAAGTTATTTCGTTAATTTTTCTGATTATCATTTTGCAATTTTTTAGAAATCCGAAAAGGAGCGTTGCTCTTGACGAAGCTCACATAATTTCTCCAGTTGACGGGAAAGTTGTAGTGATTGAGGAAGTTTATGAAGCAGAATATTTTAAAGATAAACGACTGCAAGTATCAGTATTTATGTCTCCAATTAACGTCCATGTTACTCGTTATCCAATGAGCGGCAAAGTAGTTTTTAGTAAATATCACCCTGGAAAATTTCTTGTAGCATGGCATCCTAAATCTAGCACAGAGAATGAACGGACAACAGTAGTTGTAAATAACGGTAAATTTGGCGATGTACTTTATAGACAAATTGCTGGCGCTCTTGCAAAAAGAATTATTAATTATGCAAAGGAAGATATGCAAGTCATTCAAGGTACTGATGCAGGATTTATCAAATTTGGATCAAGAGTAGATTTGTATTTACCTCTTGGAACTGAAATTAATGTTGTTTTGAATCAAAAAGCAATTGGTGGGAAAACTATTATTGCGACAAAAATGTAATGACAGATCAAGAGTTAGAAATAGAATTTGCAAAGGCAGTTGAATATGCTATGACCTTGTCACAAGCTTCTTTACCTCAAGATGTTCAATTGCGTCTTTATGCCTATTATAAACAAGCATCATTTGCAACTTCAATTCCATCAATGTCGACAAACTTTGATCTACGCAATGCATTTAAAACCAATGCGTGGATGCAAATAAGTCATATATCTGTTCGCGAAGCTAAAGAGTTGTATATCGAAACAATAAATTTGCTTAAAAGCCAAAAGTAATTCTATGAAAATAGCCAAGAATCTCATTTTTTTTTCAAGTCTGCTGCTACTGCTAAGTTCTTGTGATGAAAAAAAATTAATTGAAGTTCAAGTGCCGTTACCTTCCGGTCCTGAGAAAAAGAAGTTGGGAAATCCTGATGATGTCAAGGCAGATATAGGATCTTTTCAATTGGTGCAATTGCCATATAGCTATGATGCTTTTGAGCCGGAGTTTGATGCCACCACTATGGAATTGCATTATTCTCGACATTACTTGTCCTACGCAAATCATCTTAATAAAGAATTAAAAGGGACTCCTATTGAAAAATTCAGAATTGAAGAAATCATTTCCAGCATTGATATGAACAATATCGCTTTACGCGAAAATGCCGGCGGTTATTACAACCATAGTTTGTATTTTGAATCTATAACTCCTAAAAATGGAGGCCAACCATCTGCCGCTCTTTCTGAAGCTATTGTACGAGACTTTGGAAGTTTTGAAAACTTTAGATCTTTATTTACCGCAGCTGCTCAAAAAATTGTCGGATCCGGTTGGGCATGGCTCGTTATTGACAAAGCTGGCGTCTTGCAAATCGCAACCACTGCAAATCAGGATAATCCAATGATGCCGCAATCTATAATCAGGGGAACCCCCCTTCTGCCTATAGATGTTTGGGAACATGCTTATTATCTTAATTTTCATACCAAACGTAAGAAATATATTGACACCTATTTTGATTCCATAAATTGGGCAAAAATTTCAGAACGATATAATACTGCGTTGGGAATTTAAAAATAAAAAAAACCTGTACTAATTCACGTACAGGTTTTTTTTTTGATCTACGACTCGCTGAGCTTATCGCAAATTTGCCAGTGATTGCTCAATAGTTGCAATTTTAGATAGTGCATCTGCTTCTTTTTTACGCTCAATGTCCAAAACATTTTGAGGCGCACCAGCTACAAAACGTTCGTTACTCAACTTCTTCTGTACCGAAATTAAAAACCCTTGAGTGTACTTAAGTTCTTCGCTTAACTTTGCAATTTCTTCCTCGACATTAATCGCTCCCGAAATTGGAATAAAGTATTCGTTAGCTTGAACCCTAAAAGTTAATGCGCCTTCTTCCTTTTCAGAAATATAATTATACTCAGAAATATTTCCAAGTTTGATAATGACGCTATCAAAGTCAGCGTCAGAATTAGTATTGTTCATCACTTTCAACACGATTGAGTCTTTAAAAGCGATGTTTTTTTCTTTTCTGATTGTTCTAATGGCAGAAATCACTTCCATAGTATTTTCAAAATCCGAAATTATCTTTGAATTAAATTCATTAGCGTCCGGCCAAGTCGAAATAATTAGTGCCTCTTCTGAAGTTCTATCCTGTATCAAGTGCCAAATTTCTTCCGTTAAAAAC comes from the Flavobacterium ardleyense genome and includes:
- a CDS encoding superoxide dismutase, whose protein sequence is MKIAKNLIFFSSLLLLLSSCDEKKLIEVQVPLPSGPEKKKLGNPDDVKADIGSFQLVQLPYSYDAFEPEFDATTMELHYSRHYLSYANHLNKELKGTPIEKFRIEEIISSIDMNNIALRENAGGYYNHSLYFESITPKNGGQPSAALSEAIVRDFGSFENFRSLFTAAAQKIVGSGWAWLVIDKAGVLQIATTANQDNPMMPQSIIRGTPLLPIDVWEHAYYLNFHTKRKKYIDTYFDSINWAKISERYNTALGI